The following coding sequences are from one Vulpes vulpes isolate BD-2025 chromosome 12, VulVul3, whole genome shotgun sequence window:
- the TMEM225 gene encoding transmembrane protein 225 encodes MAKVSPRGIQATNMFFSSWALIFLALGILREEWVELTLETKKNTISHSPWICCTTLWPEDGLEVVRIMMILCLSLSFVHNLFLGLEFTYFIPQTKYVLFITVFLSFFTGSLLLCALILYQLKLKQGQSVYYSTYKITWIVFTAYLSVSFFMASGILSLLECKKSPSACACATLIHTPERESEDIEESESSVKIVSLPENAAAPRSIVHTREGSPNRPQLQTRRVTWAL; translated from the exons ATGGCAAAAGTATCACCCAGAGGTATCCAGGCCACCAACATGTTCTTCTCCTCGTGGGCCTTAATCTTCTTAGCGCTAGGAATCCTCAGAGAAGAATGGGTTGAACTGACattggaaacaaagaaaaatacaataagcCACAGTCCTTGGATATGTTGCACTACTCTTTGGCCAGAAG ATGGCCTGGAAGTGGTCAGGATCATGATGATTTTGTGTCTCAGCCTTTCCTTTGTCCATAACTTGTTCCTGGGTTTGGAATTTACCTATTTCATTCCTCAAACTAAATATGTCCTCTTCATCactgtcttcctcagtttcttcacag GTAGCCTTTTGCTCTGTGCACTCATACTGTATCAGCTAAAGCTAAAGCAAGGTCAATCCGTGTACTACTCTACTTACAAGATCACTTGGATCGTTTTCACTGCCTACTTAAGTGTTTCCTTCTTTATGGCCTCTG gaattctctctctcctagaGTGTAAAAAGTCCCCCAGTGCTTGTGCCTGTGCGACCCTCATCCATACACctgaaagagaaagtgaggacATAGAGGAATCTGAGAGTTCTGTAAAAATTGTTTCCTTACCAGAAAATGCAGCAGCGCCTCGTAGTATTGTTCATACAAGGGAAGGTTCTCCAAACAGACCACAACTCCAAACTCGTCGTGTAACCTGGGCTCTATGA